The genomic window CCAGCCAATCTGCAAGGCTCCAGGGTTCCTCTGACTATCCAGCCCGTAGGAGGCTTCCAGCAGCAATATGACATCCCCGTCAATTGACCTCTAGAGTCTGTTATGCATTTTTTCTGATAGACTGGGGGCATGGCAAGAAAACCGTACCCCAGTGATGTCAGCGATGACGAGTGGGCCTTCGTGGCCCCTTATTTGACCTTGATGACGGAAGACGCGCCGCAGCGGGAG from Ktedonobacterales bacterium includes these protein-coding regions:
- a CDS encoding IS5/IS1182 family transposase, which translates into the protein MARKPYPSDVSDDEWAFVAPYLTLMTEDAPQRE